The genomic stretch GACGAGTTGCGCTTCCTCGTTCACTGGTCGGCCGAGGTGTTCGAGGACCTGGCGGAGCTGAAGAAGAACATGGACCATACCGAGGATCTCACCTTCGATCAGGTCTTCGACACCCTGATCAAAGACGTGCGCTCGAAGGGAATCCATGTCGAGACACCGACGGATCCGCTGCATGATCCGGTGTTCATCCGCACCATCAACGCCGCCTACGACATAGGTCGTCCAACGTTCTATCCACCAGAGGCCCCGGTGACGCGGTTGCGTACCGTGGCCTGAGCTTCACCTGTTCCTGACGGCTTGGAGGTTGTCTTGAAAAGTGTGTCGAATACGAAATTCGGATTCACGAAACTCCTCGTCAATGACCTCGAGGCTTCGGCTGCCTTCTACACGTCCGTGTGTGGTCTGGCCGAAACCGGGCGAGTCGAGGCATCCATCGCGGGCCGGAACATCCGTGAGATCCTGTTCGCGCCAGCTCACGAGGGGAGCGCTACTTTCGTCCTGCTCAAGTTCCTCGACGCTCCAAAGCCCGCCAACGACGAGGTCATCCTCGGGTTCATGACCGACGATGTCGATGCCTTCGTCGAGCGTGCGAAAGCCGCCGGCGGCGCGGTGGCCCAGCCGGCCTATTCCGCCGTCGAGCACGGCGTGAAGGTCGCCTTTGTCACCGATGTCGAGGGCCACTTGATCGAAGTCGTCCAGCTGCTCTGACGGCGGCCGACGCAGAGCTTGCGCTCCTCCTCCGAGACCCGAAGCCCCACGAGAGACAGCACCATGCCCGACCTCACCACCCCCCTCCCCACGCTCCCCGAGAATCCCTCACTGCTCACCCGCCTGCAGGTGGGCCTTCAGGCGCTCAAGGTCCTGCAGGTCGATCCCACGAATCCCGCCTACGGCGCCCTGTTCTACGACAGCGTGGAGATTGGCCTGTGCGCGGCGCTCGCCCAGGACTTCTCCCGCCATGAGGAGGGCCGCCGCCTGCTGGCCGAGAAGCCCTCGTTGCGTGCTTCGGCCCTGGACCTGGATGCGCTGGAGAAGCTCCCCTTGGGGTCGCTCGGCCACACATTCGCGCGCTACTTCCGGGAGCAGGGGCTGACGCCCATCGAGACTCTGTCCCCGCCGAAGAACGATGCCCAGTACGTGGCCACGCGCCTGCGGGAGACGCATGACTTCCACCACATGGTGACCGGCTACACCACCGACGTCATGGGCGAGATGGAGCTGCAGGCGTTCACCCTGGGCAACCTCCACCTGCGCACCTCGCTCCTCATCCTGCTCCAGTCGGCGAAGGCGTCCAAGAGGATGCCCGGAGTGGATGCGGCCCAGTACGCCCGGCGGTTGTGGGCCGCGTTCCGGCGCGGCAGCCAGTCCCGGCAGCTCGCCA from Archangium lipolyticum encodes the following:
- a CDS encoding VOC family protein; amino-acid sequence: MSNTKFGFTKLLVNDLEASAAFYTSVCGLAETGRVEASIAGRNIREILFAPAHEGSATFVLLKFLDAPKPANDEVILGFMTDDVDAFVERAKAAGGAVAQPAYSAVEHGVKVAFVTDVEGHLIEVVQLL
- a CDS encoding ubiquinone biosynthesis protein COQ4, which translates into the protein MPDLTTPLPTLPENPSLLTRLQVGLQALKVLQVDPTNPAYGALFYDSVEIGLCAALAQDFSRHEEGRRLLAEKPSLRASALDLDALEKLPLGSLGHTFARYFREQGLTPIETLSPPKNDAQYVATRLRETHDFHHMVTGYTTDVMGEMELQAFTLGNLHLRTSLLILLQSAKASKRMPGVDAAQYARRLWAAFRRGSQSRQLASFRWEDHWATPLTLLCEQLVAPAQQWN